One segment of Podarcis muralis chromosome 17, rPodMur119.hap1.1, whole genome shotgun sequence DNA contains the following:
- the LYL1 gene encoding protein lyl-1, with translation MRSEEKMMEKLEASQPPVAPEQQNPQPPVSPIDIPSPATGGDEVEATPSPTSPTSSSPPAKGSPSPPDPPPAPLPHNVPVISLSYSSKPPAHVEVPTTQLTALHPIPSLLQLSALPAGPPPPPMANLAGVRSPLLAPQYQPQYQPFLNSIYIGSSGTFGLFPNNRLKRRPSHYEQDITEGHQPQKVARRVFTNSRERWRQQNVNGAFAELRKLIPTHPPDKKLSKNEILRLAMRYINFLVKLLSDQARSAGGEPPESEAPCNGTPRTPSPPTAPIKMEQGTVEPVTVLGAGEPR, from the exons ATGAGAAGCGAAGAAAAAATGATGGAGAAGCTGGAGGCCTCTCAGCCGCCGGTTGCCCCAGAACAGCAAAACCCGCAGCCACCAGTCTCCCCAATTGATATCCCCTCCCCAGCTACTGGGGGGGATGAGGTTGAGGCCACCCCATCGCCCACAAGCcccacctcttcctcccctccagcCAAGGGGAGCCCTTCCCCTCCTGACCCGCCCCCGGCCCCGTTACCTCACAACGTCCCGGTCATCAGCCTGAGCTACAGCAGCAAGCCCCCCGCCCACGTCGAGGTCCCCACCACTCAGCTCACTGCCCTGCACCCCATTCCCAGCCTCTTACAGCTCTCAGCTCTTCCGGCTGGCCCTCCTCCGCCCCCTATGGCGAATCTAGCCGGAGTGAGGAGCCCCCTTTTGGCCCCACAGTACCAGCCTCAGTACCAGCCCTTTCTCAACAG CATCTACATTGGCAGCTCTGGGACTTTTGGCCTCTTCCCCAACAACCGCCTCAAGCGGAGGCCGAGCCATTATGAACAGGACATCACGGAGG GTCATCAGCCCCAGAAGGTGGCACGCCGGGTCTTCACCAACAGCAGGGAGCGCTGGCGGCAGCAGAACGTCAACGGCGCCTTCGCTGAGCTGCGGAAGCTCATCCCTACCCACCCGCCTGACAAGAAGTTGAGCAAGAACGAGATCCTTCGCCTGGCCATGCGATATATCAACTTCCTGGTCAAGTTGCTGAGCGACCAGGCCAGGTCAGCTGGCGGGGAGCCTCCTGAATCAGAAGCGCCTTGCAATGGCACCCCGAGGACTCCCTCGCCACCCACAGCACCCATAAAAATGGAGCAAGGGACTGTGGAGCCAGTGACTGTGCTGGGGGCAGGAGAGCCGCGGTGA